The segment TAGCAAATATCGTAAATACAAAAACTCAGGCTCTTTGTCAGGTTATTGAAGCCATGTAGTTTTAGCTTTTGCAATTTCGTTCACCCCCTTATAAATATCCGGTCAGCGCACGTCTGACAGGGCATTCAGCAGATATTGCGGCAGGGCAAAGCTGCCAGTGTGGATTGCCGGATTGTAGTAACGGCAGTGCAGGCCAGCGGCCGCAAAACGCGACTGCAAGGTGGCGCTATCAAGTTGACGTAGCGCCGGATTGTCGCTAGCCCAGGCAAAGGTCATGATGCCACCGTAATAGGTCGGAATCGCTGCCTGGTAAAAGCTGACATCGGAAAAGTAGTGGCTGAGTTTGCGATGGCTGTTAATCGCCTCGTCTTGCTGTAAAAAGCAGACGCCGTTCTGTGCGACAAAAATACCGCCCAGGTTGAGGGCGTTTTTGCAGCCGGCATAAAATTCTGAGGTGAACAGGCTCTCTCCCGGACCGATCGGGTCGGTGCAGTCAGAGATGATCACATCGAATTTCTCCGGCGTCTGGTTGACGAAATTGACGCCATCATCAATCACCAGCTGCAAACGCGCATCGTCATAGGCACCCGCGCTGTGGTTGGGCAGATACTGTTTGCAGAAGTTCACCACCCCGGCATCGATCTCCACCATGGTGATCTGTTCAATGCTGGCATGGCGTGATACTTCGCGCAGCATGGCACCGTCGCCACCGCCGATAATCAGCACACGCTTTGCCGCCCCGTGCGCCAGAATCGGCACATGGGTCATCATTTCATGATAGATAAATTCATCGCGCTCGGTGGTTTGTACCACGCCGTCCAGCGCCATAACGCGACCGAAAGCCGCATTTTCAAAGATGACTAAATCCTGGTGCGCAGTTTTCTCGCGGTAAAGTTCCTTATCCACCGTGAAATACTGTCCGAAACCGGCATGAAGGGTTTCATACCACATTTCATTTTGGGCCATGATTGAGGCTCTCCTGTGATGACATCGCCATGAAAATGGGCGGCAAATCATAGCGAATTATGACCGTGGTTGCACGGTCAAATGTTCAGCAGCAGAGCGGGGCGGCGGGTTATTTCACGTAGGCGAGCAGGCTTAACGAGTCGCGTGCCAGTGACTTACATTTTTTGTCATTGGTGATGGCGATGCCGCTCAAATCTTTGTAGCTGTCTTCGCCGAGCGCTTTCATGTTGAAGGTACTGTAGTTGCTCAGATCCCAGCGGTTTTGCTGGGCGAAGAACACCAGTGCTTTGCGAATCTGCGCATCGGGTAAGTCCTGATAGCCGCAATCATTCTTCAGATAAACAAATACTGCGGTGAGATCAGCCAGATCTTCCGCTTCGGATTCGCTCAGGGCAAAGCTGGTGGAGGAGAAGCCAAGGAGTCCCGCCAGCAGCAGGATCTTGATGCTTTTCGTCATAATCATTCTCAACAAGGGACAATAAACTGACGTTAGCACAGATACTGGCAGGATTCCGATAAATTTGCCGTCGTGCCGCACTTCGCAATTTTTTCGCTGCATTATACAGCAGGGCTTGACCCTCCCGCAGGGGCAAGGTTTACGCTGAGGCCTTATGCACAATAAGGATATGAATATGCAACGTCGTCATTTTCTGAAGCTGACTGCTGCTCTCAGCGCGGCAGGTGCCCTGCCCCTGTGGAGCCGCTCATTGATGGCCGCCACGCGCCCTTTATTGCCGATCCCCGCGCTGCTGGAAGCGGATGCGCACGGCACCTATAACCTTATCGCTCAGGCAGGCACCAGCCAGTGGAACGGCAAAGCGGTGCCGACCTGGGGTTACAACAGTAGCCTGCTCGGCCCCGCCATTGCCTTGCAGCGCGGTAAACCGGTGAACGTCAATATCCATAACCGTCTGCCGGAAGCGACGACCGTCCACTGGCACGGGCTGGAAGTACCCGGTGCGGTGGATGGGGGGCCTCAGGCGGTCATCGCGCCCGGAGCAACCCGGCAGGTGAGTTTTACTCCGGATCAACCCGCAGCGACCTGCTGGTTTCATCCCCATCAGCATGGCAAAACCGGCCATCAGGTCGCTCAGGGGCTGGCTGGACTGGTGCTGCTTCAGGATGACGCATCCGGCAAATTGCGCCTGCCCATCCAGTGGGGCGTTGACGATGTCCCCCTGATTTTCCAGGACAAGCAGCTAACGAAAGATGGCAGCCGCATCGAATATCAACTGGATATTATGCGCGCGGCAGTGGGTTGGTTCGGCGATATGATGCTGACCAACGGCGCGCAATATCCACAACATGCGGTGCCTCGCGGCTGGTTGCGCCTGCGTCTGCTGAATGGATGTAACGCCCGTTCACTGCATATCGCCACCAGCGATAAACGTCCGTTATATGTGATTGGCAGCGACGGTGGTTTGCTGGCGGAACCGGTGAAGGTGGAGAGTCTGCCGCTACTGCCAGGCGAACGTTTTGAAGTGATGGTCGATACTTCCGACGGCAACGCCTTTGATATGGTGACGCTGCCGGTGACACAGATGGGTATGATGCTGGCCCCGTTCGATCAGCCGCTGCCGTTGGTGAACATCCTGCCGCTGCGTGTCATGGCGAGCGGCGCGTTGCCAGATAAGCTGGTGGATCTGCCGCCAGTACCCGCGACTGAGGGGCTGCAAACCCGTTGGTTGCAACTGATGATGGACCCGCAACTCGACAGCCAGGGGATGCAGGCGTTGATGGATCGCTACGGGGCAAAAGCGATGGGTAATCATCACGGCATGGCCATGCCAGCCGACAAAAAGCCGATGGACATGAAGATGGACATGGGCGGCATGCAGATGGATCACGGCAACATGGCGATGGATCACAGCGGCCATGCTAAGGCTGCGCCGGGTTACGATTTTCATAATGGGAACAAAATCAATGGCGTTGCCTTTGATATGGCGAAGCCGATGTTCGGTGCGAAACTTGGCAGCATGGAGAAATGGACCATCTCCGGCGAAGGCGACAGCATGCTGCACCCGTTCCATATCCACGGCACCCAGTTCCGTATTCTGTCAGAAAATGGCAAGCCGCCGGCTCCACACCGCCAGGGCTGGAAAGATATGGTCAGCGTCGATGGCTGGCGCAGTGAGGTGTTGGTGCGCTTCAACTATGTTGCCAGCGCTGAACATGCCTACATGGCGCACTGTCACCTGCTGGAACATGAAGACACCGGCATGATGCTGGGCTTTACCGTGACTTAACTGGCTAACGCCTGCCGGATATCTTCAATTAAATCATCGGCATGTTCGATGCCGATGGATAATCGCACGGTGGCGTCAGTGATACCAATACGCTGACGTACTTCGGCGGCGACACCGGAATGGGTGGTGCTGGCCGGATGGCTGGCGAGTGATTCGGTGCCGCCGAGGCTCACCGCCAGTTTGAACAACTTCAGGGCGTTGAGGAAACGGAAAGCGGCAGGCTGACCGCCGCGAATATCAAAAGAGAAGGTGGAACCTGCGCCAAAGCACTGACGACGATAGGTTTCCCCGGCGCTGCTGTTTTTATCGAGGAAGGGGAGCCAGTACAACTTCTCCACCTGCGGTTGATCGCGCAGAAACGCCGCCACTAACGCTGCGTTGTGCGCGGCTTTCTCCATCCGCAACGACAATGTTTCCAGCGAACGGCCAATCATCCAACTGGAGTGAGGGTCAAGCTGGGTACCAATGGCGCTGCGCAGCGACCGTACCTGATCAATCAACGCTTTTCTACCCAGTACCGCACCGGCAATCAGGTCAGAGTGGCCGCCGACATATTTGGTCAGGGAATAGAGCGACAGGTCAGCACCCTGTTCCAGCGGGCGCTGAAAAATCGGGCCGAGCAGGGTGTTATCACAGGCAATAATCGGGCGGGAACCCTGGTGCTGAGCAATCACCTCGGCGACTTCCACCATCAATTCAATATCCACCAGACTGTTGGTGGGGTTGGCGGGGGTTTCAATCAAAATCAACGCCACGCGTCCACGTTGCCAGGCCAGTTTAGCGGCTTCGTGGACTTTCTCTTCATCGGTGCCATCGCTGAAACCAACGGCTTTAATTTCGAGATTATGTAGCGTCTTGCTGAGCAGGGTTTCGGTGCCGCCGTACAGCGGCTGTGAATGCAAAATCACCTCACCTGGCCGGGCAAAGGTTAGCAAGGTGGTGGCAATCGCCGCCATGCCGGAAGAGAACAGGGCGGCGCGTTCTGCCCCTTCGTAAATTGCCAGCCGATCTTCAACAATTTCGCTATTGGGATGATTAAAGCGTGAATAGACCAGTCCGCCGCTTTGGCCCTCGGGCGGTTCCCGGCGACCGGCGACGAAATCAAAAAAATCCTTCCCTTCTTCGGCGCTGTTAAACACAAAGGTGGAGGTGAGGAATACCGGTGGCTTAACTGCCCCTTCCGACAGGCGTGGATCGTAACCGTAATTCAGCATTTGTGTTTCGGGATGGAGCGAAGAGGTATCAGGCGGCGATTTTTTGCTGGATGAAGAGGTCATAACGTCTCCGGTTGGCTGGGTGCTTTTTATACAGTTAACGTCAGAGCAATATTTTTCGCCACGGTAACGTTTGCGTTGTGTGCGCGGCGTCAGCGCTTAATTGGACTATGATAGACTGCGTGGCTTTCTTAAGACACCTAACCGGGCTGAATGCAATGAAACACACCGTCGACGTGATGATCTCTGAGCAGGAGATCGCAACCCGTATTGCCGAGCTGGGCAAACAGATTAGCGACCATTACCGTAACAGCGGCCGTGAAATGGTGCTGGTCGGGCTGTTACGCGGTTCCTTTATGTTTATGGCCGATCTGTGCCGCACCATTGAGGTGCCGCACGAAGTCGACTTTATGACCGCCTCCAGCTACGGCAGCGGCATGTCCAGTACCCGTGATGTGAAGATCCTGAAAGATCTCGATGAAGATATTCGCGGTAAAGACGTGCTGATCGTCGAAGACATCATCGATTCCGGCAACACCCTGAGCAAAGTGCGCGAGATCCTGCGTCTGCGTGAGCCGCACTCGCTGGCGATTTGTACCCTGCTGGACAAGCCGGAACGTCGTGAAGTGGATGTCACCGTTGAATATGTTGGCTTCGCCATCCCGGACGAATTTGTGGTGGGTTTTGGTATCGACTACGCCCAGCGCTATCGTCATCTGCCGTACATCGGCAAAGTGGTGCTGCTCGACGAGTAACCGCACAATCTTCCAAGGCTAACCTTTCCCGCCTGCGATAAGATGCGCCACCCGTCGGCCAGTGGCTGACAGGTGGCGCTGCACGCGTTTCCCCCGCGCTGCGCTGAGTGGTAACATAATCTCTGCTAAACTCCTTTAAATTCACGACTTTTATCACCTGGTCACTCATTTCTGATTACAACAAGGTATGGATTCGCAATGACTTATGCACTGGAACTTTCCGGGCTGACCAAGACCTATCCCGGCGGCGTACAGGCGCTGAAAGGGATCGATCTCAGCGTGGAAGCAGGTGATTTTTATGCCTTACTGGGGCCGAACGGTGCCGGTAAGTCCACTACCATCGGCATTATCAGCTCGCTGGTGAATAAATCTGGCGGCAGCGTGCGGGTGTTCGGCTATGACCTGGAAAAGGATGTGGTCAATGCCAAGCGCCAGCTGGGACTGGTGCCGCAGGAATTTAACTTCAACCCGTTTGAAACCGTATTACAGATTGTGGTTAATCAGGCCGGTTATTACGGTGTGGAACGTCGTGAAGCGAATATCCGCGCCGAAAAATACCTGAAACAACTCGATCTGTGGGGCAAGCGCAACGAACGTGCGCGTATGTTGTCTGGCGGGATGAAACGCCGCCTGATGATTGCCCGCGCGCTGATGCACGAACCCAAGCTGCTGATCCTCGATGAGCCAACTGCGGGTGTCGATATCGAACTGCGTCGCTCCATGTGGGTGTTCCTGAAGGAGCTGAATGCGCAGGGCACCACCATCATTCTGACCACCCATTACCTGGAAGAGGCGGAAATGCTGTGCCGTAATATCGGCATTATCCAGAGCGGTGAGCTGGTGGAAAACACCTCGATGAAAGGTTTGCTCTCTAAGCTGCAATCCGAAACCTTTATCCTCGATTTAGCGCCGCGCAGTCCGCTGCCGAAGTTGGAAGGTTTCCAGTATCGTCTCGTCGATACCTCGACGCTGGAAGTTGAGGTGATGCGTGAGCAGGGGCTGAACAGCGTTTTCAGTCAGCTCAGCGCGCAGGGTGTTCAGGTATTGAGTATGCGAAACAAAGCTAACCGCCTTGAGGAGCTGTTTGTCAGCCTGGTGCAGGGAAAAACAGGAGCCAAAGCATGACGCATTTATATTGGGTGGCGCTCAAGAGCATCTGGACCAAAGAGATCAACCGTTTTGCCCGCATCTGGATTCAGACGCTGGTGCCGCCGGTGATCACCATGACGCTGTATTTCATCATCTTCGGCAACCTGATTGGATCGCGCATCGGTGATATGCATGGTTTTAGTTACATGCAATTTATCGTGCCGGGTCTGATCATGATGGCGGTAATCACCAACGCCTACGCTAACGTGGCCTCCTCGTTTTTCAGCGCCAAGTTTCAGCGCAACATTGAAGAACTGCTGGTGGCACCGGTGCCGACGCACATTATCATCGCCGGGTATGTCGGTGGTGGTGTGGCGCGTGGTGTCTGTGTCGGGATCCTGGTGACAGCGATATCGTTGTTTTTCGTGCCTTTCCAGGTCTATTCGTGGACGATGGTGGCGGTTACGCTACTGCTGACGGCGATTCTGTTCTCGCTGGCCGGTTTGCTGAACGCGGTATTTGCCCGCACCTTTGACGATATCAGCCTGATTCCGACCTTCGTGTTGACGCCGTTGACCTATCTTGGTGGGGTGTTCTATTCGCTGGCGCTGCTGCCGCCATTCTGGCAGGCGGTGTCTAAGCTGAATCCGATCGTGTATATGATCAGTGGCTTCCGCTACGGTTTCCTTGGCATCCATGATGTACCGCTGGAGCTGACCCTGTCAGTGCTGGTGGCGTTTATCGTGGTGTTTTACGCGCTGGTGTATGTGTTGATTCAGCGTGGGCGGGGACTGCGAAGCTAAGGCAGAACTGTGACGTAGCTACCGTCTTGAACGTCAAGCGGTAGCTGCGTAATTTTCATCCCACTTCATCCGCGTTTTCAGCACCCCGAAGCACTGATGAACCAGCTTGCGCATCACCGCTCCAAGCGCGGCCTTGCTGGCTTTGCCCTTCGCGATTAGCCTCTGGTACAGCGCCTTCGCCGGGGCATTCCACCTGATCGCTACGATCGCCGCCATATACAGTTTCGCCCTTACGTCTGCCGGGCCTGTTTTTGACATCCGCGCACGCCCCCTGACTGAGCTCCCGGACGTTTTTTCCACCGGTACCACACNNNNNNNNNNNNNNNNNNNNNNNNNNNNNNNNNNNNNNNNNNNNNNNNNNNNNNNNNNNNNNNNNNNNNNNNNNNNNNNNNNNNNNNNNNNNNNNNNNNNTTTTCCCGTTGCCGGGCAACAGGCAGAGGTCGAGTTTGTTTTTACTGACATCAATACCGAGATAAATCATAAGACAGCTCCCTTTCACATGAACCATCACGCCATCTTGCCTTGTACATACGAAGTCAGAGCTTCTGGTTACCGTTCAGAGTAGATGCTGGCGTGAAAGGAGAAACGGAGGGCTTTAAGCTACGGCACAAGATCGGGTCTTAAGCGGCGCGACAAGCTGCCTCCGTTTCGTGTAACGGGTAGCTAACCAGTTACAACTTCAAGATACAAGCGGCGCGATTTATCGCGCGATTTTTTCCGGCAGCCCGCGCGGAATCGCGCGATAAATCGCGCCGCTACAATGCTATCAGGCGACCTGCACCGGCAGCGCTTTTGCGATGCGCTTCATCTCGTTATCGCCCTCAAAATAGGCCACTTTGGGCTGCCAGCTACGGGCAACTTCATCCTCCACCTGCACATAAGAACAGATGATCATGATGTCGCCTTCACAGGCGCAGCGTGCGGCAGCACCGTTGACGGAGATAATCTTTGAACCACGTTCAGCGGCAATGGCGTAGGTGGAGAAACGCTGGCCGTTGGTGACGTTGTAGATGTCGATGGCTTCATATTGCAGAATGCCAGAGGCATCCAGAAAGTCCTGGTCAATGGCGCAGGAACCTTCGTAATTCAAGTCTGCCTGGGTCACTTTGACGCGATGCAGCTTGCCCTGTAATACGGTACGAATCATAGCGGTATAACCTTATAAAAATGATCCCTTACTGGGTCAGATCCACTTGCTGATTATCAATCAGACGGGCGTTGCCCAGCCAGGCAGCCATCAGAATCACGGCTCGTTGGCTATCGACGGTCAGCGGCTGGAGCGTTTCGGCATCGCAAATCGCCAGACCATCCGGGCGGAAACCTTTCTCACGCAGCGTCTGTTCGGCAGTCTCGATAATCTCTTCGACATGGCGCTCGCCGTTGCTGAGACGCTCAGCCATGCTATTCATCACCTGACTTAAACCGGGTGCCAGTTTACGCTCATCGGCGGTGAGATAACCATTGCGAGAACTGAGCGCCAGGCCATCTTTGGCACGTATCGTTGGCACACCGACAATCTCGATGTCGAAGCCCATATCCGCCACCATTTTGCGGATGATAGCCAATTGCTGAAAATCCTTTTCACCGAAACAGGCGATATTGGGTTGCACCAGGTTGAACAGCTTGCTGACGATGGTGGAGACGCCACGGAAGTGGCCCGGACGGCTGGCGCCTTCCAGCAGCGATGACAGTCCCGGCACTTCAACAAAGGTTTGGGTGTCCAGGCCTTTGGGATAGACATCAGCCGGTGCAGGAGCGAATACCAGGTCCACGCTGTGGCGATTCAGTTTTTCGCAGTCGTCCTGCAAAGTACGCGGATAGCGCGCTAAATCGTCGGGACGATCGAATTGCATCGGGTTCACAAAAATCGACACCACCACGATATCGGCGCGCTCACGCGCAGCATCGACCAGTGTTAAGTGTCCATCGTGCAGGTTGCCCATGGTAGGCACCAGCGCGATACGTTTGCCTTCCTGCCGCCAGCGACGAATCTCGCGACGCAGCATCGGCAGTGTTTCAATGATCAGCACTGCACATCTCCTGATTTACTGGAAACTGTGTTCGGCGGCCGGATAGCTGCCCGCCTCAACTTCGGCAATATAGTGGCGAATCGCCGCGCGAATGTCGCCGGTTTCTGCGAGGAAATTTTTGGCAAACTTCGGGATATGGCCGCCGGTAATGCCAAAGGCATCGTGCATCACCAGAATTTGTCCATCGGTGACATTGCCTGCGCCGATACCGATAACCGGAATCGCCAGCGCTTTGGTGACGCGTTCTGCCAGCGCCACCGGCACGCACTCCAGCACCAGTAACTGCGCACCTGCCGCTTCCAGCGCCAGCGCATCTGCCAGCAGACGTTCTGCACCCGCTTCGT is part of the Pantoea phytobeneficialis genome and harbors:
- the panC gene encoding pantoate--beta-alanine ligase; translation: MLIIETLPMLRREIRRWRQEGKRIALVPTMGNLHDGHLTLVDAARERADIVVVSIFVNPMQFDRPDDLARYPRTLQDDCEKLNRHSVDLVFAPAPADVYPKGLDTQTFVEVPGLSSLLEGASRPGHFRGVSTIVSKLFNLVQPNIACFGEKDFQQLAIIRKMVADMGFDIEIVGVPTIRAKDGLALSSRNGYLTADERKLAPGLSQVMNSMAERLSNGERHVEEIIETAEQTLREKGFRPDGLAICDAETLQPLTVDSQRAVILMAAWLGNARLIDNQQVDLTQ
- a CDS encoding cystathionine gamma-synthase family protein; translated protein: MTSSSSKKSPPDTSSLHPETQMLNYGYDPRLSEGAVKPPVFLTSTFVFNSAEEGKDFFDFVAGRREPPEGQSGGLVYSRFNHPNSEIVEDRLAIYEGAERAALFSSGMAAIATTLLTFARPGEVILHSQPLYGGTETLLSKTLHNLEIKAVGFSDGTDEEKVHEAAKLAWQRGRVALILIETPANPTNSLVDIELMVEVAEVIAQHQGSRPIIACDNTLLGPIFQRPLEQGADLSLYSLTKYVGGHSDLIAGAVLGRKALIDQVRSLRSAIGTQLDPHSSWMIGRSLETLSLRMEKAAHNAALVAAFLRDQPQVEKLYWLPFLDKNSSAGETYRRQCFGAGSTFSFDIRGGQPAAFRFLNALKLFKLAVSLGGTESLASHPASTTHSGVAAEVRQRIGITDATVRLSIGIEHADDLIEDIRQALAS
- a CDS encoding YacC family pilotin-like protein; amino-acid sequence: MTKSIKILLLAGLLGFSSTSFALSESEAEDLADLTAVFVYLKNDCGYQDLPDAQIRKALVFFAQQNRWDLSNYSTFNMKALGEDSYKDLSGIAITNDKKCKSLARDSLSLLAYVK
- a CDS encoding transposase, with the translated sequence VVPVEKTSGSSVRGRARMSKTGPADVRAKLYMAAIVAIRWNAPAKALYQRLIAKGKASKAALGAVMRKLVHQCFGVLKTRMKWDENYAATA
- a CDS encoding ABC transporter ATP-binding protein, whose amino-acid sequence is MTYALELSGLTKTYPGGVQALKGIDLSVEAGDFYALLGPNGAGKSTTIGIISSLVNKSGGSVRVFGYDLEKDVVNAKRQLGLVPQEFNFNPFETVLQIVVNQAGYYGVERREANIRAEKYLKQLDLWGKRNERARMLSGGMKRRLMIARALMHEPKLLILDEPTAGVDIELRRSMWVFLKELNAQGTTIILTTHYLEEAEMLCRNIGIIQSGELVENTSMKGLLSKLQSETFILDLAPRSPLPKLEGFQYRLVDTSTLEVEVMREQGLNSVFSQLSAQGVQVLSMRNKANRLEELFVSLVQGKTGAKA
- a CDS encoding ABC transporter permease, which gives rise to MTHLYWVALKSIWTKEINRFARIWIQTLVPPVITMTLYFIIFGNLIGSRIGDMHGFSYMQFIVPGLIMMAVITNAYANVASSFFSAKFQRNIEELLVAPVPTHIIIAGYVGGGVARGVCVGILVTAISLFFVPFQVYSWTMVAVTLLLTAILFSLAGLLNAVFARTFDDISLIPTFVLTPLTYLGGVFYSLALLPPFWQAVSKLNPIVYMISGFRYGFLGIHDVPLELTLSVLVAFIVVFYALVYVLIQRGRGLRS
- the panD gene encoding aspartate 1-decarboxylase, which encodes MIRTVLQGKLHRVKVTQADLNYEGSCAIDQDFLDASGILQYEAIDIYNVTNGQRFSTYAIAAERGSKIISVNGAAARCACEGDIMIICSYVQVEDEVARSWQPKVAYFEGDNEMKRIAKALPVQVA
- the speE gene encoding polyamine aminopropyltransferase, translated to MAQNEMWYETLHAGFGQYFTVDKELYREKTAHQDLVIFENAAFGRVMALDGVVQTTERDEFIYHEMMTHVPILAHGAAKRVLIIGGGDGAMLREVSRHASIEQITMVEIDAGVVNFCKQYLPNHSAGAYDDARLQLVIDDGVNFVNQTPEKFDVIISDCTDPIGPGESLFTSEFYAGCKNALNLGGIFVAQNGVCFLQQDEAINSHRKLSHYFSDVSFYQAAIPTYYGGIMTFAWASDNPALRQLDSATLQSRFAAAGLHCRYYNPAIHTGSFALPQYLLNALSDVR
- the hpt gene encoding hypoxanthine phosphoribosyltransferase, whose translation is MKHTVDVMISEQEIATRIAELGKQISDHYRNSGREMVLVGLLRGSFMFMADLCRTIEVPHEVDFMTASSYGSGMSSTRDVKILKDLDEDIRGKDVLIVEDIIDSGNTLSKVREILRLREPHSLAICTLLDKPERREVDVTVEYVGFAIPDEFVVGFGIDYAQRYRHLPYIGKVVLLDE
- the cueO gene encoding multicopper oxidase CueO, producing MQRRHFLKLTAALSAAGALPLWSRSLMAATRPLLPIPALLEADAHGTYNLIAQAGTSQWNGKAVPTWGYNSSLLGPAIALQRGKPVNVNIHNRLPEATTVHWHGLEVPGAVDGGPQAVIAPGATRQVSFTPDQPAATCWFHPHQHGKTGHQVAQGLAGLVLLQDDASGKLRLPIQWGVDDVPLIFQDKQLTKDGSRIEYQLDIMRAAVGWFGDMMLTNGAQYPQHAVPRGWLRLRLLNGCNARSLHIATSDKRPLYVIGSDGGLLAEPVKVESLPLLPGERFEVMVDTSDGNAFDMVTLPVTQMGMMLAPFDQPLPLVNILPLRVMASGALPDKLVDLPPVPATEGLQTRWLQLMMDPQLDSQGMQALMDRYGAKAMGNHHGMAMPADKKPMDMKMDMGGMQMDHGNMAMDHSGHAKAAPGYDFHNGNKINGVAFDMAKPMFGAKLGSMEKWTISGEGDSMLHPFHIHGTQFRILSENGKPPAPHRQGWKDMVSVDGWRSEVLVRFNYVASAEHAYMAHCHLLEHEDTGMMLGFTVT